The Micromonospora sp. NBC_00421 genome contains a region encoding:
- a CDS encoding 4a-hydroxytetrahydrobiopterin dehydratase: MRALFTSRTKHDYLSDALTLLHGWTRDGEQIRRTLVMDDAQHAALTERVKVVADALRLRPDISRRDTETRIRVGHGDGEPLTEGEVLLAARIEDAYRAVTEH; this comes from the coding sequence ATGCGCGCGCTGTTCACCAGTCGAACCAAGCACGACTATCTCAGTGACGCCCTCACGCTCCTGCACGGGTGGACCCGCGACGGTGAGCAGATCCGGCGCACCCTGGTGATGGACGACGCCCAGCACGCGGCGCTCACCGAACGGGTCAAGGTCGTCGCGGACGCGCTGCGGTTGCGGCCGGACATCAGCCGGCGGGACACCGAGACGCGGATCCGGGTGGGGCACGGGGACGGGGAACCGCTCACCGAGGGTGAGGTGCTGCTCGCCGCCCGGATCGAGGACGCGTACCGCGCGGTGACGGAGCACTGA
- a CDS encoding TldD/PmbA family protein, which translates to MTEFDAAAAAVQAALDAGARYADARVMHLRYESMSARNGDIEELTQHESIGLGVRALVGSGWGFHAVPELSDAAAREAGRRAAAVAAASARVPGPPITLTPAEPAVASWASGCAVDPLGVALSDKGDLLVRATGTARDQGADLAEGLYQIWDTRKWFVSSEGHRIDQHIRECGGGISATSIGEHETQRRSWPSYRGQYGTTGWELVESLDLAGHAARIADESRALLTAPECPAGETDLILGGEQLALQIHESVGHAIELDRILGWEAAFAGTSWLDLAQLGSLRYGSELMNVTIDPTIPGALGSFGFDDEGSPAVRRDAVREGRWVGVLAGRDSAAVAGLDHGGSVRADGWARLPMVRMTNVGLEPGPHTLDEIIAATDDGVLMDINRSWSIDDRRLNFQFGCEIGWEVRNGRRGRMLRNPTYTGIGPLFWRSMDMLSSETVPWGTPNCGKGQPGQIGHTGHPAAPARFRNVRVGVRA; encoded by the coding sequence ATGACCGAGTTCGACGCCGCAGCCGCCGCCGTGCAGGCCGCCCTCGACGCGGGCGCCCGGTATGCCGACGCCCGGGTGATGCACCTGCGCTACGAGTCGATGTCCGCCCGCAACGGCGACATCGAGGAGCTGACCCAGCACGAGAGCATCGGCCTGGGCGTACGCGCGCTGGTGGGGTCGGGGTGGGGCTTCCACGCCGTACCCGAGCTGTCCGACGCGGCGGCGCGCGAAGCCGGGCGGCGGGCGGCGGCGGTGGCTGCCGCGAGCGCCCGGGTGCCCGGCCCCCCGATCACGCTGACCCCGGCCGAGCCGGCGGTGGCGAGCTGGGCCTCCGGGTGCGCGGTCGACCCGCTCGGCGTGGCGCTGTCCGACAAGGGCGACCTGCTGGTCCGGGCCACCGGGACGGCCCGCGACCAGGGGGCCGACCTGGCCGAGGGGCTCTACCAGATCTGGGACACCCGCAAGTGGTTCGTCTCCAGCGAGGGGCACCGCATCGACCAGCACATCCGCGAGTGCGGCGGCGGCATCTCGGCCACCTCGATCGGCGAGCACGAGACCCAGCGCCGCTCCTGGCCGAGCTACCGGGGTCAGTACGGCACCACCGGGTGGGAGCTTGTCGAGTCGCTGGACCTGGCCGGGCACGCCGCCCGGATCGCCGACGAGTCGCGGGCGCTGCTCACCGCGCCCGAGTGCCCGGCCGGCGAGACCGACCTGATCCTCGGCGGCGAGCAGCTCGCCCTGCAGATCCACGAGTCGGTCGGGCACGCCATCGAGCTGGACCGGATCCTCGGCTGGGAGGCCGCCTTCGCCGGCACCTCCTGGCTCGACCTGGCCCAGCTCGGCTCGCTGCGCTACGGCTCCGAGCTGATGAACGTCACCATCGACCCGACGATCCCCGGCGCTCTGGGCAGCTTCGGCTTCGACGACGAGGGCTCCCCGGCGGTCAGACGCGACGCGGTACGCGAGGGCCGCTGGGTAGGCGTGCTCGCCGGCCGGGACTCGGCCGCCGTCGCCGGCCTGGACCACGGCGGCAGCGTACGGGCCGACGGGTGGGCCCGGCTGCCGATGGTGCGGATGACCAACGTGGGCCTGGAACCCGGCCCGCACACCCTCGACGAGATCATCGCGGCCACCGACGACGGGGTGCTGATGGACATCAACCGATCCTGGTCGATCGACGACCGGCGGCTCAACTTCCAGTTCGGCTGCGAGATCGGCTGGGAGGTGCGCAACGGCCGACGCGGCCGGATGCTGCGCAACCCCACCTACACCGGCATCGGGCCGCTGTTCTGGCGGTCGATGGACATGCTCTCCTCCGAGACCGTGCCGTGGGGCACCCCGAACTGCGGCAAGGGCCAGCCCGGCCAGATCGGGCACACAGGTCATCCGGCGGCACCGGCCCGGTTCCGCAACGTCCGGGTGGGGGTGCGCGCATGA
- a CDS encoding (deoxy)nucleoside triphosphate pyrophosphohydrolase — translation MQTERCSGNGQADRREPKVVVGAAIISAGRVLACARTAPPEVAGMFEFPGGKVEPGESETAALIRECAEELAVRVEIGDRVGRDVRMAHGRSVLKVYAARLLHGDQPRALEHSAMRWLAAGELHSVTWLPADAPIVAALRPLLDSD, via the coding sequence GTGCAGACCGAACGGTGTAGCGGTAACGGACAGGCCGACCGGCGCGAGCCGAAGGTGGTCGTGGGCGCGGCGATCATCTCCGCCGGGCGGGTGCTCGCCTGCGCGCGTACCGCGCCGCCCGAGGTGGCCGGCATGTTCGAGTTCCCCGGCGGCAAGGTCGAGCCGGGCGAGAGCGAGACGGCGGCGCTGATCCGCGAGTGCGCCGAGGAGTTGGCCGTCCGGGTGGAGATCGGCGACCGGGTCGGCCGGGACGTCCGGATGGCCCACGGCCGGTCGGTGCTCAAGGTGTACGCGGCCCGCCTGCTGCACGGCGACCAGCCGCGCGCGCTGGAGCACTCCGCGATGCGCTGGCTCGCCGCCGGTGAGCTGCACAGCGTCACCTGGCTCCCCGCCGATGCCCCCATCGTCGCCGCCCTCCGCCCGCTGCTGGACTCCGACTGA
- a CDS encoding succinate dehydrogenase/fumarate reductase iron-sulfur subunit, giving the protein MGSKREFRIWRGDETGGDLQDYSVEVNEGEVVLDVIHRLQATDAPDLACRWNCKAGKCGSCSMEINGKPRLSCMTRMSTFEETETVTVTPLRTFPVIRDLVTDVSFNYEKARETPAFAPPADLAPGEYRMQQVDVERSQEFRKCIECFLCQNVCHVIRDHEENKPAFSGPRFFIRAAELDMHPLDAKTDRKQYAQQEQGLGFCNITKCCTEVCPEHIKITDNGIIPMKERVVDRRYDPLVWLGSKIFRRGETPQSTANSAGKGSAVHSGARQTGVHSHAGGSGDPGAEAQAQQGVNWHREVPHPTMPAVDDRGRLPLTELTFDRAAAPSPFGDDLTFPLPPEHLNFAHPKQDEKPSGEGDRH; this is encoded by the coding sequence ATGGGAAGCAAGAGGGAGTTCCGCATCTGGCGGGGCGACGAGACCGGCGGTGACCTCCAGGACTACTCGGTCGAGGTGAACGAGGGCGAGGTCGTCCTCGACGTCATCCACCGGCTCCAGGCCACCGACGCGCCTGATCTGGCCTGCCGGTGGAACTGCAAGGCGGGCAAGTGCGGCTCCTGCTCGATGGAGATCAACGGTAAGCCGCGGCTGAGCTGCATGACCCGGATGTCGACGTTCGAGGAGACCGAGACCGTCACGGTCACCCCGCTGCGGACCTTTCCGGTGATCCGGGACCTGGTCACGGACGTCTCGTTCAACTACGAGAAGGCCCGGGAGACGCCGGCCTTCGCCCCGCCGGCCGACCTGGCCCCTGGCGAGTACCGGATGCAGCAGGTCGACGTGGAGCGCTCGCAGGAGTTCCGCAAGTGCATCGAGTGTTTCCTGTGCCAGAACGTCTGTCACGTGATCCGCGACCACGAGGAGAACAAGCCGGCTTTCTCCGGGCCCCGGTTCTTCATCCGGGCCGCCGAGCTGGACATGCACCCGCTGGACGCGAAGACCGACCGCAAGCAGTACGCGCAGCAGGAGCAGGGGCTCGGCTTCTGCAACATCACCAAGTGCTGCACCGAGGTCTGCCCCGAGCACATCAAGATCACCGACAACGGGATCATCCCCATGAAGGAACGGGTCGTCGACCGCAGGTACGATCCCCTGGTATGGCTCGGTAGCAAGATCTTCCGTCGGGGCGAGACGCCCCAGAGCACCGCGAACAGCGCGGGAAAGGGGTCCGCGGTGCACAGCGGCGCTCGTCAGACTGGGGTCCACTCGCACGCCGGCGGCTCCGGCGACCCGGGCGCGGAGGCCCAGGCGCAGCAGGGCGTGAACTGGCACCGCGAGGTCCCGCACCCGACCATGCCGGCGGTCGACGACCGGGGCCGGCTCCCGCTGACGGAGTTGACCTTCGACCGGGCGGCGGCCCCGTCGCCGTTCGGCGACGACCTCACCTTCCCGCTGCCGCCGGAGCACCTCAACTTCGCCCACCCGAAGCAGGACGAGAAGCCCTCGGGCGAGGGTGACAGGCACTGA
- a CDS encoding fumarate reductase/succinate dehydrogenase flavoprotein subunit has product MTTTTRIERHHYDVVVIGAGGAGLRAAIEARLAGKKTAIISKSLFGKAHTVMAEGGAAAAMGNVNSRDNWQVHFRDTMRGGKFLNNFRMAELHAKESPQRIWELETYGALFDRTKDGKISQRNFGGHEYPRLAHVGDRTGLELIRTLQQKIVSLQQEDKRDLGDYEARIKVFSETTITELLLDGAGTDGHRIAGAFGYYRESGEFILFEAPAVVLATGGVGRSYKVTSNSWEYTGDGHALALRAGATLINMEFLQFHPTGMVWPPSVKGILVTESVRGDGGVLKNSDGKRFMFDYVPDVFRKQYAETEEEADRWYTDPDNNRRPPELLPRDEVARAINSEVKAGRGTPAGGVFLDIASRRSAEEIRRRLPSMYHQFKELADVDITAEPMEVGPTCHYVMGGVEVDPDSGAAHGTVHGLFAAGEVSGGMHGSNRLGGNSLSDLLVFGKRAGGHAASYTDQLASRPKVPVGAVETAVETALAPLQRDTGENPYTLQQDLQAVMGDLVGIIRREGELVDALRRLTELRERVAKVSAVGGRRYNPGWHLALDLRNMLVVSECTAKAALERQESRGGHTREDFPTMDPRWRRVNLVCALDGDTVRLEHKPLPKMRAELIGLFDRTELGKYLTDEELADFDALTEEASN; this is encoded by the coding sequence ATGACCACTACCACTCGCATCGAACGACACCACTACGACGTCGTCGTGATCGGAGCCGGCGGCGCCGGCCTGCGCGCGGCGATCGAGGCCCGGCTCGCCGGCAAGAAGACCGCGATCATCTCCAAGTCGCTCTTCGGCAAGGCGCACACCGTGATGGCCGAGGGCGGCGCGGCAGCCGCGATGGGGAACGTGAACAGCCGGGACAACTGGCAGGTGCACTTCCGCGACACCATGCGCGGCGGCAAGTTCCTCAACAACTTCCGGATGGCCGAGCTGCACGCGAAGGAGTCGCCGCAGCGGATCTGGGAGCTGGAGACGTACGGGGCGCTCTTCGACCGGACCAAGGACGGGAAGATCTCCCAGCGCAACTTCGGCGGGCACGAGTACCCGCGGTTGGCGCACGTCGGCGACCGGACCGGCCTGGAGCTGATCCGCACCCTCCAGCAGAAGATCGTCTCCCTGCAGCAGGAGGACAAGCGCGACCTCGGCGACTACGAGGCCCGGATCAAGGTCTTCTCCGAGACCACCATCACCGAGCTGCTGCTCGACGGCGCCGGGACGGACGGCCACAGGATCGCCGGCGCGTTCGGCTACTACCGGGAGTCCGGGGAGTTCATCCTCTTCGAGGCCCCGGCGGTGGTGCTGGCCACCGGCGGCGTCGGCCGGTCCTACAAGGTCACCTCGAACTCGTGGGAGTACACCGGGGACGGGCACGCGCTGGCCCTGCGGGCCGGGGCCACGCTGATCAACATGGAGTTCCTCCAGTTCCACCCGACCGGCATGGTCTGGCCGCCCTCGGTGAAGGGCATCCTGGTCACCGAGTCGGTACGCGGCGACGGCGGCGTGCTGAAGAACTCCGACGGCAAGCGGTTCATGTTCGACTACGTCCCCGACGTCTTCCGCAAGCAGTACGCGGAGACCGAGGAGGAGGCGGACCGCTGGTACACCGACCCGGACAACAACCGACGCCCGCCGGAGCTGCTTCCCCGCGACGAGGTCGCCCGCGCGATCAACAGCGAGGTCAAGGCCGGTCGGGGTACGCCTGCCGGTGGCGTCTTCCTGGACATCGCCTCCCGACGTTCGGCCGAGGAGATCCGGCGCCGGCTGCCGTCGATGTACCACCAGTTCAAGGAGCTGGCCGACGTCGACATCACGGCCGAGCCGATGGAGGTCGGGCCGACCTGTCACTACGTGATGGGCGGCGTCGAGGTGGACCCGGACTCCGGGGCCGCGCACGGCACGGTGCACGGGCTGTTCGCTGCCGGTGAGGTCTCCGGTGGCATGCACGGCTCCAACCGGTTGGGTGGCAACTCCCTGTCCGACCTGCTGGTCTTCGGCAAGCGGGCGGGCGGGCACGCGGCGTCGTACACCGATCAGTTGGCCTCGCGGCCGAAGGTGCCGGTGGGCGCGGTGGAGACCGCCGTGGAGACGGCGCTGGCGCCGTTGCAGCGGGACACCGGGGAGAACCCGTACACCCTCCAGCAGGACCTCCAGGCGGTGATGGGGGATCTGGTCGGGATCATCCGGCGGGAGGGCGAGCTGGTCGACGCCCTGCGCCGGTTGACCGAGCTGCGGGAGCGGGTGGCGAAGGTGAGCGCGGTCGGCGGCAGACGCTACAACCCGGGCTGGCACCTGGCGCTTGACCTGCGCAACATGCTCGTCGTCTCGGAGTGCACCGCGAAGGCGGCGCTGGAGCGGCAGGAGTCGCGCGGCGGGCACACCCGGGAGGACTTCCCGACGATGGACCCCAGGTGGCGTCGGGTCAACCTGGTCTGTGCGCTGGACGGCGACACCGTACGCCTGGAGCACAAGCCGCTACCGAAGATGCGGGCCGAGCTGATCGGCCTCTTCGACCGTACCGAGCTGGGCAAGTACCTGACCGACGAGGAGCTGGCCGACTTCGACGCCCTCACCGAGGAGGCGAGCAACTGA
- a CDS encoding TldD/PmbA family protein codes for MTGLRDAGATELDVAARVVELVREVAGPAAEAEVTVVRHDLALTRFANSFIHQNVAESGVSVRLRVHLDGRTAAGGGSLVDPDGLRALVGRTLTAARLCPPDPAWPGLTPPSSVHSNGLLDEATAYAEPAARADRVRAFVDAVGGLEAAGYCRTSYRSGAFVNSAGQSAQGRTTEAAMDGIARSGGADGVARLCAGRLDGLDGAALGARAAAKARAAADPVELPPGRYEVVLEPAAVADLLQNLAWYGFNGKRHTERQSFASPGAAQFDPAVTLVDDPTYGGEMPFDLEGTPRRALTLVEAGTTRGVAHDRRSAAGAGTTSTGHGTPGGSTFGPVPRNLRLLGHTGADDAATGPVPTVGPVAGGPAADGPVAGAVVDADTAALVAPMARGLLVSDFWYTRVLDPKSLVITGLTRNGVWLVEDGVPVRAVRNLRFTEAYPRALGPGAVLGLGRRPVRQPDRIDGGWWEGPPLRLASWNFTGGASG; via the coding sequence ATGACCGGCCTGCGGGACGCCGGGGCGACCGAGCTGGACGTCGCCGCCCGGGTGGTGGAGCTGGTCCGCGAGGTGGCCGGACCGGCCGCCGAGGCCGAGGTCACCGTCGTCCGGCACGACCTGGCGCTGACCCGGTTCGCCAACTCCTTCATCCACCAGAACGTCGCCGAGTCGGGGGTGAGCGTCCGGCTGCGGGTGCACCTCGACGGCCGGACGGCCGCCGGTGGCGGCAGCCTGGTCGACCCGGACGGGTTGCGGGCCCTGGTCGGGCGCACCCTCACCGCAGCCCGGCTCTGCCCGCCCGACCCGGCCTGGCCGGGGCTGACCCCACCCTCGTCGGTGCACTCCAACGGCCTGCTCGACGAGGCCACCGCCTATGCCGAGCCGGCGGCCCGCGCCGACCGGGTCCGCGCCTTCGTCGACGCGGTGGGCGGGTTGGAGGCGGCCGGTTACTGCCGCACCTCCTACCGGTCGGGGGCGTTCGTCAACTCGGCCGGCCAGTCGGCGCAGGGGCGGACCACCGAGGCGGCGATGGACGGCATCGCCCGGTCCGGTGGCGCGGACGGGGTGGCCCGGCTCTGCGCCGGTCGCCTCGACGGGCTGGACGGCGCGGCCCTCGGCGCGCGGGCGGCGGCCAAGGCACGGGCCGCCGCCGACCCGGTCGAGCTGCCCCCGGGCCGGTACGAGGTGGTCCTCGAACCGGCCGCCGTGGCCGACCTGCTGCAGAATCTCGCCTGGTACGGCTTCAACGGCAAGCGGCACACCGAACGCCAGTCGTTCGCCAGCCCCGGCGCCGCCCAGTTCGACCCGGCGGTGACCCTGGTCGACGACCCGACGTACGGCGGCGAGATGCCGTTCGACCTGGAGGGCACCCCGCGCCGGGCGCTCACCCTGGTCGAGGCGGGCACCACCCGCGGGGTGGCCCACGACCGGCGCAGCGCCGCCGGGGCGGGCACCACGTCGACCGGTCACGGGACGCCCGGCGGGTCCACCTTCGGCCCGGTCCCGCGCAACCTGCGCCTGCTCGGCCACACCGGGGCGGACGACGCGGCGACCGGTCCGGTCCCGACCGTCGGCCCGGTGGCGGGTGGCCCGGCGGCCGACGGCCCGGTGGCGGGGGCGGTGGTGGATGCGGACACCGCCGCACTTGTCGCACCGATGGCCCGGGGGCTGCTGGTCAGCGACTTCTGGTACACCCGGGTACTCGACCCGAAGAGCCTGGTGATCACCGGGTTGACCCGCAACGGGGTGTGGCTGGTGGAGGACGGCGTGCCGGTGCGGGCGGTACGGAACCTCCGCTTCACCGAGGCGTACCCCCGGGCGTTGGGGCCCGGTGCGGTGCTCGGCCTCGGCCGGCGGCCGGTCCGTCAGCCGGACCGGATCGACGGCGGCTGGTGGGAGGGGCCGCCGCTGCGGCTGGCCTCGTGGAACTTCACAGGCGGCGCGTCCGGCTGA